One window of the Lactobacillus sp. PV034 genome contains the following:
- the recG gene encoding ATP-dependent DNA helicase RecG — MTELAQTKDLFAPVTALKGVGNKTAEALATLEINSIYDLLMYFPFRYNDLETLPLDQLMDGQKALLKGVIVTEPYVSRFGYKKSRLSFKIQIDHDIVMVNFFNQPWLKDKIEIGKEIAVYGKYNTTRQSLSAFKLVAEKKEDSSMEPIYPLNRHVKQKKLQELIDQAITEYLPLLDNVVPDDLRKKYKLETDQAIVQDLHHPKNGIMAKMAKRSAIFREFFLFQIQLAQMLNQKDETAPGQAKEYDLKEISKLISSLPFELSDDQKKVVNEIFADLHAPRQMRRLLQGDVGAGKTIVAVFAIFAVITAGYQAVLMVPTEILAQQHFDKINELLSQLGVRVALLTGDTKELEKKEIYRELEDGTINVVIGTHALIQDKVKFKKLGLAIIDEQHRFGVNQRNKLINKGNNPDVLAMTATPIPRTLALTVYGDMNVSSIHQLPKGRKPIISSWVTSNKLRDVLMQVQSQLDQGFQIYVVTPLISESEATDLKNAEDLQVKLAQYFKEQNVVLLHGRMAGEEKNKIMDAFADKKINILVTTSVIEVGVDVPNANMIIIFNADRFGLSQLHQLRGRIGRGQTQSYCVFVSDPKTEVGKKRMEIVANTTDGFKLAEEDLKLRGEGDIFGKAQSGLPQFKLGDVVQDFNSLVTAQKEARALIKKDPDLTGKQYNFLNKVLKYSKELQNND; from the coding sequence ATGACTGAATTAGCTCAAACAAAAGATTTATTTGCTCCAGTTACTGCTTTAAAAGGCGTCGGTAATAAGACTGCGGAAGCACTAGCTACCTTAGAGATTAACAGTATTTATGATTTACTGATGTATTTTCCCTTTCGCTATAATGATTTGGAAACTTTGCCACTTGATCAATTAATGGACGGTCAGAAAGCTCTTTTAAAAGGAGTAATTGTTACTGAACCATATGTTAGTAGATTTGGCTATAAAAAGAGTCGCTTGAGCTTTAAGATTCAAATTGACCATGATATTGTCATGGTCAATTTTTTTAATCAACCTTGGTTAAAAGATAAAATCGAGATAGGCAAAGAAATTGCAGTTTATGGTAAATATAATACGACTCGTCAATCTTTAAGTGCTTTTAAATTAGTGGCTGAGAAAAAAGAGGATTCAAGTATGGAACCTATCTATCCTTTAAATCGTCACGTAAAACAGAAAAAGCTTCAAGAATTGATTGATCAAGCTATTACCGAATATCTGCCCTTATTAGATAATGTAGTGCCTGATGATCTAAGGAAAAAATATAAACTTGAAACAGATCAAGCAATTGTGCAAGATTTGCATCATCCTAAGAATGGAATTATGGCCAAAATGGCCAAAAGAAGTGCAATTTTTAGAGAATTTTTCTTATTTCAAATTCAATTAGCACAAATGCTTAATCAAAAAGATGAAACTGCTCCAGGTCAAGCAAAAGAATATGATTTAAAAGAAATCTCTAAATTGATTTCCTCGTTACCTTTTGAACTCTCAGATGATCAAAAGAAAGTTGTCAATGAAATTTTTGCGGATCTACATGCACCGCGTCAGATGCGACGTTTACTGCAAGGGGATGTAGGAGCGGGAAAAACAATTGTCGCTGTTTTTGCTATCTTTGCTGTCATTACTGCTGGTTATCAGGCAGTCTTAATGGTGCCGACAGAAATTTTAGCGCAACAACATTTTGATAAAATAAATGAACTGTTAAGTCAATTAGGTGTTAGAGTAGCACTACTAACTGGCGATACTAAAGAATTAGAAAAGAAAGAAATTTATCGTGAATTAGAAGATGGAACCATTAACGTAGTTATTGGAACTCATGCTTTAATCCAAGATAAAGTCAAATTTAAAAAGTTAGGTCTAGCAATTATTGATGAACAGCATCGTTTTGGGGTAAATCAGCGTAATAAATTAATCAACAAGGGTAATAATCCTGATGTTTTGGCAATGACTGCTACACCAATTCCGCGAACTCTCGCTTTAACTGTCTATGGTGATATGAATGTCTCTTCAATTCACCAGCTACCAAAGGGAAGAAAACCAATTATTTCTTCCTGGGTTACTAGTAATAAGTTACGTGATGTACTCATGCAAGTGCAAAGTCAATTAGACCAAGGCTTTCAGATTTATGTAGTTACACCACTAATTAGTGAGTCTGAAGCTACTGATTTAAAAAATGCAGAAGACTTACAAGTGAAATTAGCACAATACTTTAAAGAGCAAAATGTTGTCTTGCTTCATGGACGAATGGCAGGGGAAGAAAAGAATAAGATCATGGATGCCTTTGCCGATAAAAAAATTAATATTTTAGTAACCACAAGTGTAATTGAAGTGGGGGTTGATGTCCCTAATGCTAATATGATAATTATTTTCAATGCTGATCGATTTGGCTTAAGTCAATTACATCAACTTCGTGGTCGAATTGGTCGTGGTCAAACTCAGAGTTACTGCGTATTTGTAAGTGATCCGAAGACAGAAGTTGGAAAAAAACGGATGGAAATTGTTGCCAATACTACAGATGGTTTTAAACTGGCTGAAGAAGATTTAAAGCTACGTGGTGAAGGAGATATTTTTGGTAAAGCGCAATCTGGCTTGCCTCAGTTTAAATTGGGTGATGTAGTTCAAGATTTTAATTCTCTGGTTACTGCCCAAAAAGAAGCGCGCGCTCTTATTAAAAAAGATCCGGATTTGACTGGTAAACAATATAACTTTTTGAATAAAGTGTTAAAATATAGCAAAGAATTACAAAATAATGATTAA
- the plsX gene encoding phosphate acyltransferase PlsX, with translation MKRIAVDAMGGEHAPQAIVDAVIKARKELTNVTFILFGNEEQVKAAFPKDENFERVEFVNTTEVIADSDEPVKAIRKKKDSSMVVAARYVKDKKADALISLGNTGALLSSGIFIIGRIKGVERPALMPTMPSQKGEQGFNIIDVGANAQSKASYLVQWAQMANYYAEKIRNVNHPKVALLNNGAEDDKGDPMHQEAYKLLSETDLNFTGNIEGNELMEGKADVVVTDGFTGNAVLKAIEGTASVILHMLKDSLLNSGLVPKIGAGLAKPALKNLAKRFDTKRYGGAVLLGVDGVVVKSHGRSDATTIYYVFKQVDKMLDQNLVEKYTELFKDEKTK, from the coding sequence ATGAAAAGAATTGCCGTAGATGCAATGGGCGGAGAGCATGCACCTCAAGCTATTGTAGATGCAGTTATTAAAGCTCGTAAAGAATTAACCAATGTAACTTTTATCTTGTTTGGTAATGAAGAACAGGTAAAGGCTGCTTTTCCTAAGGATGAAAATTTTGAACGAGTAGAATTTGTGAATACTACTGAAGTAATCGCAGATAGTGATGAACCAGTCAAAGCAATTCGCAAGAAAAAAGATTCTTCCATGGTAGTAGCAGCAAGATATGTTAAAGATAAGAAAGCTGATGCTTTGATTTCTTTAGGAAATACTGGGGCTTTGCTTTCAAGTGGAATTTTTATCATTGGTCGCATTAAAGGCGTAGAACGTCCAGCCTTAATGCCTACGATGCCAAGTCAAAAGGGTGAACAAGGTTTTAATATTATTGATGTTGGAGCGAATGCTCAAAGTAAAGCTAGTTACTTAGTTCAATGGGCTCAAATGGCTAATTACTATGCTGAAAAAATCCGTAATGTAAACCATCCTAAAGTTGCACTCTTAAATAATGGTGCTGAAGATGATAAGGGCGATCCCATGCACCAAGAAGCATATAAGCTCTTATCTGAAACTGATTTAAACTTTACCGGTAATATTGAAGGTAATGAATTAATGGAAGGTAAGGCTGATGTTGTTGTAACTGATGGTTTTACTGGAAATGCAGTCTTAAAGGCAATTGAAGGTACTGCTTCTGTGATTCTTCATATGTTAAAAGATTCATTATTAAATAGTGGTTTAGTGCCTAAAATTGGTGCGGGATTAGCTAAACCAGCTTTAAAGAATTTAGCAAAACGATTTGATACTAAACGATATGGTGGAGCTGTTTTATTAGGTGTTGATGGAGTAGTAGTTAAATCACACGGTCGCTCTGATGCCACAACAATCTATTATGTATTTAAGCAAGTAGATAAAATGCTTGACCAAAATTTAGTAGAAAAATATACAGAGCTATTTAAAGACGAAAAGACTAAATAA
- the acpP gene encoding acyl carrier protein yields the protein MTEEEIFNKIADMIADRFEFDRDKITMDLNFQNDLDADSIDFVEFVMDLEDTFGAEIPDEEAEKLQTVGEAVAYIKAHQG from the coding sequence ATGACTGAAGAAGAAATTTTTAATAAAATTGCTGATATGATTGCCGATCGCTTTGAATTTGATCGTGATAAGATTACGATGGATTTAAACTTCCAAAACGATTTAGATGCAGATTCAATTGATTTTGTAGAATTTGTCATGGATTTAGAAGATACTTTTGGTGCAGAAATTCCTGATGAAGAAGCTGAAAAACTTCAAACTGTTGGTGAAGCTGTTGCTTATATTAAGGCACACCAAGGTTAA